The following are from one region of the Juglans regia cultivar Chandler chromosome 10, Walnut 2.0, whole genome shotgun sequence genome:
- the LOC118349629 gene encoding uncharacterized mitochondrial protein AtMg00820-like, with protein sequence MLYPTRNHLTASVGVPDDPLSFFEAVKHTEWKEAMTKEYEALIWNQTWTLVPPVPHTNVLGCHWVFRTKTLADGSFERRKAHLIAKSFHQQPGVDCHDTFSPVMKPSTIRLILSIAVSHGWSSHQIDIENAFLHGVLTDDVYMQ encoded by the coding sequence ATGTTGTATCCTACTCGAAATCATCTCACTGCCTCTGTAGGTGTACCAGATGATCCATTGAGTTTTTTCGAGGCTGTTAAACACACAGAATGGAAGGAGGCCATGACTAAGGAATACGAAGCTCTCATCTGGAATCAAACATGGACTTTGGTACCTCCTGTACCTCACACGAATGTGCTGGGATGCCATTGGGTTTTTCGCACTAAAACCCTAGCCGATGGTTCTTTTGAGAGACGGAAGGCACATCTCattgccaaaagttttcatcaACAACCAGGTGTTGATTGCCATGACACCTTCAGCCCAGTAATGAAACCTTCCACCATTCGGTTAATTCTATCCATCGCTGTCTCTCATGGCTGGTCTTCGCATCAAATTGACATTGAAAATGCCTTTTTACATGGTGTGCTCACTGATGATGTCTATATGCAGTAA